A region of Salvia splendens isolate huo1 chromosome 17, SspV2, whole genome shotgun sequence DNA encodes the following proteins:
- the LOC121773953 gene encoding transcription factor RAX3-like, whose translation MGRAPCCDKAKVKKGPWSPEEDAKLKSHIQTHGTGGNWIALPPKIGLQRCGKSCRLRWLNYLRPNLKHGGFTADEDNLICTLYLTIGSRWSVIAAQLPGRTDNDIKNYWNTRLKKKLFPKQRIRSDPPPPPPPLLQESFLSCTNNLEADFQHHNLWENSTAMIDLPSQMGIYSAMPQLHTSLPMANAISWEDMNNYQPWIVLDEPRLLPYSQ comes from the exons ATGGGAAGAGCTCCTTGCTGCGACAAAGCCAAGGTGAAGAAAGGGCCATGGTCTCCCGAAGAGGACGCCAAGCTCAAATCCCACATCCAAACTCACGGCACCGGCGGCAACTGGATCGCCCTCCCGCCCAAAATAGGCCTCCAGAGATGCGGAAAGAGTTGTCGTCTTAGATGGCTCAATTACCTCAGGCCTAACCTCAAGCACGGCGGTTTCACCGCAGACGAAGACAACTTAATCTGCACCCTCTACCTCACCATCGGAAGCAG ATGGTCGGTGATCGCGGCCCAGTTACCGGGAAGAACAGACAACGACATCAAGAACTACTGGAACACCAGGCTCAAGAAGAAGCTCTTCCCCAAGCAAAGAATCAGATCCGAccctccaccaccgccgccgccgctgctccaAGAAAGTTTCTTGTCTTGTACTAATAATTTGGAAGCTGATTTCCAACATCACAACTTATGGGAGAATTCAACGGCCATGATTGATCTTCCATCACAAATGGGAATATACAGTGCGATGCCACAGCTTCACACTTCTTTGCCAATGGCAAATGCTATAAGCTGGGAAGATATGAACAATTATCAACCTTGGATTGTTTTGGATGAGCCTAGGTTACTACCTTATTCTCAATAA
- the LOC121774995 gene encoding branched-chain amino acid aminotransferase 2, chloroplastic-like — protein sequence MESGAVFAGLHPNPTLLLGPARSAIQLLPPLTDKKSLSPHLLPLPTAAAFSQSRIVPLSNNNANSLRVASPASDVALESADIDWDNLGFGLVPTDYMYMMKCSQGEAFSNGELQRFGNLELSPSAGILNYGQGLFEGLKAYRKHDGNILLFRPEENAMRLKEGAVRMCMPAPTVDQFLEAVKATVLANERWIPPPGKGSLYIRPLLMGSGAVLGLAPAPEYTFLVYVSPVGNYFKEGLAPINLIVETEMHRATPGGTGGVKTIGNYAAVLQAQSAAKAKGFSDVLYLDSTHKKYLEEVSSCNVFVVKGNVISTPAIKGTILPGITRKSLLDVAISQGFQVEEHHVTVDDLLEADEVFCTGTAVVVSPVGSITYLNKRVTYGGVGRVSQQLYSALTSLQMGLAEDTMGWIVELK from the exons ATGGAGAGCGGCGCTGTTTTTGCTGGCCTACACCCCAATCCCACCCTCCTTCTCGGCCCCGCCCGCAGCGCTATCCAGCTCCTCCCCCCTCTCACCGACAAGAAATCTCTCTCTCCCCACCTTCTTCCCCTCCCGACAGCTGCTGCATTCTCT CAATCGCGTATCGTTCCTCTCAGTAACAACAATGCCAATTCGCTTCGTGTGGCGTCGCCCGCCAG TGATGTTGCATTGGAATCAGCTGACATTGACTGGGACAATCTCGGTTTCGGATTGGTGCCCACTGATTATATGTATATGATGAAGTGCTCCCAAGGTGAAGCATTTTCTAATGGTGAATTGCAGAGATTTGGAAACCTTGAGTTGAGCCCGTCTGCTGGTATTTTGAATTACGGCCAG GGATTGTTTGAAGGCCTAAAAGCTTACAGGAAACATGATGGTAATATTTTACTATTCCGTCCTGAGGAAAATGCGATGCGGCTTAAAGAGGGCGCCGTGCGCATGTGCATGCCTGCTCCTACTGTTGATCAGTTCTTGGAGGCTGTAAAAGCCACTGTTTTAGCAAATGAAAGATGG ATTCCTCCACCAGGAAAGGGTTCTTTATATATAAGACCATTGCTTATGGGAAGCGGAGCTGTTCTAGGTCTTGCACCGGCTCCTGAGTACACCTTTTTGGTTTATGTTTCACCAGTGGGCAACTATTTCAAG GAAGGATTGGCACCAATAAATTTAATTGTGGAGACAGAAATGCATCGTGCAACACCTGGTGGTACCGGAGGAGTAAAGACCATTGGAAACTATGCTGCA GTTCTACAGGCGCAGAGTGCTGCTAAAGCAAAAGGGTTTTCTGATGTACTGTATTTAGATAGTACTCACAAAAAATATTTGGAGGAAGTCTCCTCGTGCAATGTGTTTGTTGTAAAG GGTAATGTGATATCCACTCCTGCGATAAAAGGCACCATCCTACCTGGCATCACCAGGAAGAGCTTACTCGATGTTGCTATTAGTCAAGGATTCCAG GTTGAGGAACATCATGTGACAGTGGACGATTTGCTTGAAGCTGATGAAGTTTTCTGCACGGGAACTGCAGTTGTTGTTTCACCTGTAGGCAGCATAACCTATCTCAATAAAAG GGTGACTTACGGAGGAGTGGGGCGTGTGTCGCAGCAGCTGTATTCGGCGCTGACGAGCCTGCAGATGGGGCTGGCTGAGGATACAATGGGATGGATAGTTGAGCTCAAGTAG